Proteins encoded by one window of Pelecanus crispus isolate bPelCri1 chromosome 8, bPelCri1.pri, whole genome shotgun sequence:
- the B3GNT9 gene encoding UDP-GlcNAc:betaGal beta-1,3-N-acetylglucosaminyltransferase 9, whose amino-acid sequence MSNANYIQMCLLGSPLPRHYRGDTGSALSNGIWTLVPGSSNTAFNSPRNTAETMRVRLKGDAICTLFLLVALCSLLYSQLEHLVPVGNKEPTQKKSSVTPKIFSDPRAPWRPMPAEATVPRPQVTPIIKRTEVANNRVQTTSPPPLADSAFNFKRYLLNKDNRNFNLLINQPKKCRKTPGGPFLLIAIKSVVEDFDRREIVRKTWGREGLVNGEQIQRVFLLGTPKNRTVLATWETLMHQESQTYRDILLWDFMDTFFNLTLKEIHFLNWAAEFCHNVKFIFKGDADVFVNIENIVDFLERHDPTEDLFVGDIIYNARPIRVRKSKYYIPETMYGLSIYPAYAGGGGFLLSSRTMRKLSRACREVELFPIDDVFLGMCLQRINLKPILHEGFKTFGIVKPSAAPHLQTFDPCFYKDLMVVHSLKVAEIWLMWNLLHSPRLSCTQKKQVKKPFQWKKKAQITTLASPLR is encoded by the exons ATGTCTAACGCTAACTATATCCAGATGTGCCTACTTGGCAGCCCACTGCCGAGACATTACCGAGGGGACACAGGATCAGCGCTATCAAATGGGAT ATGGACATTGGTGCCAGGCAGCTCAAACACAGCTTTTAACAGTCCCAGAAACACTGCAGAGACAATGAGAGTTCGTCTCAAAGGGGATGCCATCTGTACCCTCTTCCTGCTGGTAGCGCTTTGCTCTTTACTCTACTCGCAACTGGAACATTTAGTCCCGGTAGGAAACAAGGAGCCGACACAGAAGAAGTCTTCAGTaacaccaaaaatattttctgaccCCAGGGCACCTTGGAGACCGATGCCAGCAGAGGCAACGGTACCCAGACCCCAAGTAACTCCTATCATTAAACGAACGGAAGTGGCCAACAACAGGGTCCAAACTACAAGTCCACCCCCATTGGCTGATTCTGCCTTCAACTTCAAGCGCTATCTCCTAAACAAGGATAACAGGAACTTCAATCTCCTCATTAACCAGCCCaagaaatgcaggaaaacaCCTGGAGGTCCCTTTCTGCTCATTGCTATCAAATCAGTAGTTGAAGACTTCGACAGACGTGAGATTGTCCGGAAAacttggggcagggagggcttgGTGAACGGGGAACAGATCCAGCGAGTGTTCCTCCTGGGAACACCAAAGAATAGGACAGTGCTGGCGACATGGGAAACTCTGATGCACCAGGAGAGTCAGACATACCGGGACATTTTACTCTGGGACTTCATGGACACTTTCTTCAATCTGACCCTGAAGGAGATCCACTTCCTGAACTGGGCTGCTGAATTCTGCCACAAcgtgaaatttatttttaaaggtgacGCCGATGTTTTTGTCAACATCGAGAACATTGTTGACTTCCTTGAGAGACATGACCCTACCGAAGACCTCTTTGTTGGAGACATCATCTATAATGCCCGCCCTATCCGTGTCCGAAAGAGCAAATACTATATCCCAGAGACCATGTATGGGCTAAGCATCTACCCAGCCTATGCAGGAGGAGGGGGGTTTTTGCTGTCCAGCCGCACCATGAGGAAGCTCTCTAGGGCTTGCAGAGAGGTGGAACTCTTTCCCATCGATGATGTCTTTTTGGGAATGTGCTTACAGAGAATCAACCTCAAACCCATTTTGCATGAAGGATTCAAGACCTTTGGCATTGTCAAGCCTTCTGCTGCCCCACACCTACAGACATTTGACCCCTGTTTTTACAAAGATCTCATGGTAGTTCACAGTCTGAAAGTTGCTGAGATCTGGCTAATGTGGAACCTGCTCCACAGCCCACGTCTTTCCTGTACACAGAAGAAGCAAGTGAAGAAGCCTTTccaatggaaaaagaaagctcaAATAACAACACTGGCATCACCCCTCAGATAA